In Felis catus isolate Fca126 chromosome A2, F.catus_Fca126_mat1.0, whole genome shotgun sequence, the following proteins share a genomic window:
- the TAC1 gene encoding protachykinin-1 isoform X2, with protein sequence MGGLRGDSGATGIPNAKAPHCYPPAEPAGLKKSNMKIIVALAVFFLISTQLFAEEIGDNDDLNYWSDWSDSDQIKEELPEPFEHLLQRIARRPKPQQFFGLMGKRDAGHGQISHKRHKTDSFVGLMGKRALNSVAYERRAMQDYERRRK encoded by the exons ATGGGAGGACTGCGGGGGGACAGCGGGGCGACGGGTATCCCAAACGCCAAAGCCCCTCATTGTTACCCacctgcagagcctgctggctTGAAG AAATCCAACATGAAAATCATCGTGGCCTTGGCCGTCTTTTTTCTCATCTCCACTCAACTGTTCGCAGAAGAAATCGGAGATAACGATGACCTGAATTATTGGTCCGACTGGTCCGACAGCGACCAGATCAAG GAGGAGCTGCCCGAGCCCTTTGAGCATCTTCTGCAGAGAATCGCCCGGAGACCCAAGCCTCAGCAGTTCTTCGGATTAATGGGCAAACGGGATGCTG GGCATGGCCAGATCTCTCATAAAA GGCATAAAACAGATTCCTTTGTTGGACTAATGGGCAAAAGAGCTTTAAATTCTG TGGCTTACGAAAGGCGTGCGATGCAGGATTATGAAAGAAGACGTAAATAA
- the TAC1 gene encoding protachykinin-1 isoform X5, with the protein MKIIVALAVFFLISTQLFAEEIGDNDDLNYWSDWSDSDQIKEELPEPFEHLLQRIARRPKPQQFFGLMGKRDADSSIEKQVALLKALYGHGQISHKRHKTDSFVGLMGKRALNSVAYERRAMQDYERRRK; encoded by the exons ATGAAAATCATCGTGGCCTTGGCCGTCTTTTTTCTCATCTCCACTCAACTGTTCGCAGAAGAAATCGGAGATAACGATGACCTGAATTATTGGTCCGACTGGTCCGACAGCGACCAGATCAAG GAGGAGCTGCCCGAGCCCTTTGAGCATCTTCTGCAGAGAATCGCCCGGAGACCCAAGCCTCAGCAGTTCTTCGGATTAATGGGCAAACGGGATGCTG ATTCCTCAATTGAAAAACAAGTGGCCCTGTTAAAGGCTCTTTATG GGCATGGCCAGATCTCTCATAAAA GGCATAAAACAGATTCCTTTGTTGGACTAATGGGCAAAAGAGCTTTAAATTCTG TGGCTTACGAAAGGCGTGCGATGCAGGATTATGAAAGAAGACGTAAATAA
- the TAC1 gene encoding protachykinin-1 isoform X4, with protein sequence MGGLRGDSGATGIPNAKAPHCYPPAEPAGLKKSNMKIIVALAVFFLISTQLFAEEIGDNDDLNYWSDWSDSDQIKEELPEPFEHLLQRIARRPKPQQFFGLMGKRDAGHGQISHKMAYERRAMQDYERRRK encoded by the exons ATGGGAGGACTGCGGGGGGACAGCGGGGCGACGGGTATCCCAAACGCCAAAGCCCCTCATTGTTACCCacctgcagagcctgctggctTGAAG AAATCCAACATGAAAATCATCGTGGCCTTGGCCGTCTTTTTTCTCATCTCCACTCAACTGTTCGCAGAAGAAATCGGAGATAACGATGACCTGAATTATTGGTCCGACTGGTCCGACAGCGACCAGATCAAG GAGGAGCTGCCCGAGCCCTTTGAGCATCTTCTGCAGAGAATCGCCCGGAGACCCAAGCCTCAGCAGTTCTTCGGATTAATGGGCAAACGGGATGCTG GGCATGGCCAGATCTCTCATAAAA TGGCTTACGAAAGGCGTGCGATGCAGGATTATGAAAGAAGACGTAAATAA
- the TAC1 gene encoding protachykinin-1 isoform X3 — translation MGGLRGDSGATGIPNAKAPHCYPPAEPAGLKKSNMKIIVALAVFFLISTQLFAEEIGDNDDLNYWSDWSDSDQIKEELPEPFEHLLQRIARRPKPQQFFGLMGKRDADSSIEKQVALLKALYGHGQISHKMAYERRAMQDYERRRK, via the exons ATGGGAGGACTGCGGGGGGACAGCGGGGCGACGGGTATCCCAAACGCCAAAGCCCCTCATTGTTACCCacctgcagagcctgctggctTGAAG AAATCCAACATGAAAATCATCGTGGCCTTGGCCGTCTTTTTTCTCATCTCCACTCAACTGTTCGCAGAAGAAATCGGAGATAACGATGACCTGAATTATTGGTCCGACTGGTCCGACAGCGACCAGATCAAG GAGGAGCTGCCCGAGCCCTTTGAGCATCTTCTGCAGAGAATCGCCCGGAGACCCAAGCCTCAGCAGTTCTTCGGATTAATGGGCAAACGGGATGCTG ATTCCTCAATTGAAAAACAAGTGGCCCTGTTAAAGGCTCTTTATG GGCATGGCCAGATCTCTCATAAAA TGGCTTACGAAAGGCGTGCGATGCAGGATTATGAAAGAAGACGTAAATAA
- the TAC1 gene encoding protachykinin-1 isoform X1, protein MGGLRGDSGATGIPNAKAPHCYPPAEPAGLKKSNMKIIVALAVFFLISTQLFAEEIGDNDDLNYWSDWSDSDQIKEELPEPFEHLLQRIARRPKPQQFFGLMGKRDADSSIEKQVALLKALYGHGQISHKRHKTDSFVGLMGKRALNSVAYERRAMQDYERRRK, encoded by the exons ATGGGAGGACTGCGGGGGGACAGCGGGGCGACGGGTATCCCAAACGCCAAAGCCCCTCATTGTTACCCacctgcagagcctgctggctTGAAG AAATCCAACATGAAAATCATCGTGGCCTTGGCCGTCTTTTTTCTCATCTCCACTCAACTGTTCGCAGAAGAAATCGGAGATAACGATGACCTGAATTATTGGTCCGACTGGTCCGACAGCGACCAGATCAAG GAGGAGCTGCCCGAGCCCTTTGAGCATCTTCTGCAGAGAATCGCCCGGAGACCCAAGCCTCAGCAGTTCTTCGGATTAATGGGCAAACGGGATGCTG ATTCCTCAATTGAAAAACAAGTGGCCCTGTTAAAGGCTCTTTATG GGCATGGCCAGATCTCTCATAAAA GGCATAAAACAGATTCCTTTGTTGGACTAATGGGCAAAAGAGCTTTAAATTCTG TGGCTTACGAAAGGCGTGCGATGCAGGATTATGAAAGAAGACGTAAATAA